GGCATTGACGTCCGGGTGAACTATCTTGGGAAGAGGAAAGTTAGTTCAGGAGAGCCTTGATGACGCAATTAGGTCTTGGTCTGGATCTGTCAACGAAGCGTACGCGCAAACGGGAATTTCTCGATGAGATGCACCGAGTGGTACCGTGGTCAAGATTGATTGCGCTAATCGAGCCGCACTATCCCGCTGGTAAAACTGGACGGCCGCCGTTCCCGATCGCGACGATGCTGCAGATTCATTTTATGCAGCAGTGGTTTGGTCTGTCGGACCCTGCGATGGAAGAAGCGCTATATGACGTGCCGCTGTATCGCGACTTCGCGGGGCTAGACGGTGGCATGACGCGCTTGCCGGACGAGAGCACGATTCTGCGGTTCCGTCACCTGCTCGAAACTCACGGACTGGCGGTGCAAATGCTCGCGCTGGTCAACGAAATCCTGGTGGGGAAAGGCTTGATGCTCAAAACCGGTTCGGTGGTCGACGCCACTTTGATTTCGGCGCCCAGTTCGACGAAGAACGACTCCGGCACACGAGACCCGGAAATGCACCAGACGAAGAAGGGCAATCAATGGTACTTCGGGATGAAAGCGCATATCGGCGTGGACGCGGAGTCGGGCCTGGTTCACACGGTCATCGGCACGGCGGCGAACGTTCACGACATCAATGCAGCCGAAGCGTTGCTGCACGGCGATGAAACGGATGTGTACGCTGATGCAGGATATCAGGGCATCGAAAAGCGTTGCGAGGCTGACGCAGTGCGCTGGCATGTCGCGATGAGACCAGGCAGGCGCAGACAACTGGACTTACGTGATCGTCTGGACGCGATATACGATCAGATCGAACGCCTGAAGGCTGGCATCCGCGCCAAGGTCGAACATCCATTCCGAGTCCTCAAGCGGCAGTTTGGCTACACGAAGACCCGGTATCGTGGTTTGATGAAAAACACTGCCCAGATCATGACGCTGTTTGCTCTAGGCAATCTGTGGATGGCGCGCAAAGCTTTGCGAAAAACCTGAAACACCAGAAGGTGGAAGCTCCGGGTCCCAGCAAACGTCGCCCGGCACGACGCAATAGCCGGGCGACCAACGTCTCAAGAAATTCTCAACGCTGACACCGTGCAGGAAGCAAAAGGTCGGCGCTCCAAAAAACGGGTTATGCAGACCCTCCCTAAGTTTCGGTCCGACTACGGCGATGATCAAGCGCTCCCTGTCGAGTTTGAATAGCGGTTCGTTATGGACACCGGATAGCTTTCGTTGAGTTTTTGAGTTGCCACAAACACGGGTAACTTGCCCACAGGCGAAAAGGTGTTTACTTCGTCTGATCCCATGGTCGGAGATACCGTCGATTCTCCAGAGAAAGCACTTCCCGGGACGGTCAAGGACGTCAATGTGCCCATTCAGAATCAGACACTTGGATTGTCCTCTGACTTAGATATCGTGCTCAATAACGGGGATGTCATCGAGGTGAAGTCTGGATGAGACGAACCCGGCCTTGCCAGTCCCGCTTGCGAGGCCGCCTCGCCAATTACCGAACCGTCGCAGCCAGCAATCTATCCCGTTGCCTCTCAAGCCCGCTCAGAATCGACTCCGCGAGTCCATCTGGAAAACGCGGAGGCACTTGCTTACTCACCGCACTGATCACCCCATCAGTCGCATCAACCACTTCCTCAATGATCTCCTGCGCAGCCACCTTCCCTAACCCAACTTGCCGAGCCTGTTCAATCCAATGCCGCCCTTGAATCCTGTCGATCAGATAGTGATTCGTGCTGTCACGAACCGCCATTGCCATTTTGGCCTTCTGACGGGCAATCTGATTCCTTCCCGAACCGATGATCGGATGCGCGGATAGCACGTCGTAAAGCGGTGTTGACCGATACCGCCCGCCCGGCAAATGAAAAATGCTGAAGTTCTTCGCGTGCCCGTCCGTCGCCGCGAGTAGCCAGAACACCAATTGCGTCTTGAAAAATTGCAGCCGATCCTGATCGGCATTCTCTGAACCGAGCAAGACGTCCATGATCTCGGCGATGCCAGGGCCGCCATCGGCCTGATACTTCAGATGCGACGGTCGCCCGGTAGCCTGGCACATGTCCTCCTGCGGAAGACGCACGATCCAGCGAGCGTCGCTCGATAGCCTGCGATCAAAGCGTTCGACGACGAGTGCTTTCTGATCCTCGAATGTAGCCACTTCGCAATTCGCCACAGGCAGTCCATAAGCCGCGACGATTTTGGCGCACAACCACTCGTTCTCAATCGATGTGCGCATGTCCGCTTGCATATTCCCAACCAGCCCGAGTGGCAGCTTGAAGATATGCGTGGTTGGCGTGCTACCTGTCGGGTAGATCCATTCCCCGTCACGGCGCAACAATGCGGTTTTCTCCTGCGCGCCGGCAATCGATAAGCGCAGATCCGCACCATCGTCGTATTGGCCGAGTGGGGCCGCAGCGGTTGCATTGCGCAGAAGCTGTGCGATCTCCGACTCGGAGAGCGGCGCGCCGGAGATACCGTAAAGGTCGGTGGGTTTTTCATCCACCGGGAGTAACTGGATGGCGCCGACGCAATCGCGGCCAAGCGCGACCAGCAGATCGAACGCATTCGTGCTGCCTGTACGGTGTCGCTGAGCTAGCCGCCGCCGAATGGCATCGTTGTCTGGAAGCAGATTGTCGAAGAACGCGCTCACCAGGTCGCCCCGATAAGGCTGATTGCCGGGTGTGAATGGCATCGACAAGGACAGCGGGCGCCCCTGTTCATCGCCGATCCACGTGTCGAAATAACTTAAACGCTCACCGTCACGCGCTCTTTCCCAATAGCCGACGGGGATACCGTTCATCCAGATGTCGAGTCGTTGCGTCTGAGCGCGGCGCGCCATGATTACCAGTTTTCCTTTTTCTTTTTGGCCGTGACTGGCCGGACTTTCTTGACCGCCGGGGCGGATCGTTGACGTTTCGGTGTGGCAACCGACGCAGATTCGCTACTCGCTGCGGCCAGCGTTTGACTTAATCGCAAATCCACATTGAGCAGACGCATGACCTTAAAAATACGTTCGACGCTGGCCGCTGCGGGATTGGCCTCCAGTTGCGCGTAGCTTTGCTGGGTGATGCCTAACAGTTCGGCGACCGCCGCTTGAGTGAGTCCCGCGGACTTGCGAAAGCCCTGCAAGATGGGCCGGAGCTGACTCGGCGTTTTGATAGCGTAATCCATGGGATTATCTTCGGTCTCATACAGTCTTTAAACTGTACCACACAAATACAGCCTGAAAGCTGTAATTAATATAAACAGTCTATGGGCTGTATTTTGTTTAAACAGTACATAGACTGTTAAATGAAGAACGCCAGCAGGGCTGCTTCATCACGCCACCCCGAGCAGCCTCAAAGACTCTGCGGTATAAATACCCCTCCGCGTCCCCCGCAAAAACCTCCAGCCCAATCATGTCCCACTACTTCTACAACCCCGCCACTGGCCACGGCCTCCCGCACGATCCATTCAAAGCCATCGTCGCACCACGCCTGATCGGCTGGATCGCGTCACGCGATACAGAAGACACTCTAAACCTCGCCCCCTACAGCTTCTTCGGCGCCTTCGCGAGCTTCCCGCCGATCATCGGTTTCTGCAGCGAAGGCCGCAAAGACAGCATCGCCAACATCGAAGCCACGGGCGAATTCGTCTGGAACCTCGCGACCAAGCCGCTCGCCGAGCAGATGAACCGCTCATCCGCCCCTGTCCCGCCGCATATCGACGAATTCGAACTCGCCGGCCTCACCGCCGCGCCGGGCCGCAACGTGAACGTGCCGCACGTCGCCGAATCGCCGGCCGCGCTCGAATGCAAGCTGCTGCAAGTGGTACGTCTGCATACGCTCGACGGCACGCCGATGGACAACTATCTTTCGCTCGGCCAGGTGGTCGGTGTTCACATCAACGAGGCTTATCTGAAAGACGGTCTGTTCGACACGCACGCCGCGCAGCCGATCATGCGCGCGGGCTATCGCGCGGACTACGCGGAAATCGGCGACATGTTCCAGATGTTCCGCCCGACCGCATAGCGCAAAACCCCTCCGCGCAAACTGGCCCGCTTGATGCTTGCAACCGACGCTCCAACGCGTCGTTTTCAACTGCCGGCTCACTCTCCAGGAGCGCGATCATGTCCACCGAATTCGCCACGCAGTTCAGCCACATCCGTCCGCAAGACACGTCCTACGAGGATCAGGGTCTTCGCGACTTTTTTCTCTACCGCGATTTAGGCATTGCACAGGCGACCGGCGGCAAGGTCCTCGCGCAACTCGTCAAGGCGAATCACGCACCAGAGCAAGGCACCGGCTGGCACCGTCATGAGGCCGATTTCCACATTGTGATCATGCTGAAGGGCTGGGCGCGCTTCATGTACGGCGACAAGGAGACGCTCGTCGCCGCCGGCGATTGCGTGCATCAGGCGCCGGGGATCGTCCACTATCTGTTCGATTACTCGGAGGATATGGAGTACATCGAGATCGTGTCGCCGGCGGATTTCAAATCGATCGACGCCGACGGTCCGTGCGAGGTGCCGGCCGTCAAGCCATGGAAGAGCGTCGCGGCTTAAGCCGCGACGTTTTAGCTTTAAGTTAAGCCGAGCCGCCGCCACCCACGCGGCGGGTAGCCACCGACACATCCACCACCGCCGCCGCAACCGGCGCCGCAGCGATCACCTCGGCCGCGGTGGCCGCCGGCACTGACACCGGCTGAATCGTCCGCGCCTTCGAACTCACCAGCACCGCGCGCGGCTCGTTGTCGTAAATCACGGCCCGCACGCGCGGATAAATCTGCCGCTCCCAGCGATGCCCATTGAACACACCGTAATGCCCCACGCCGGTCTGCACATGATGCGTCTTCAGATACGGCCGTAACTTGTCGCACATATCCTGCGCGGCGAGCGTTTGCCCGACCGCGCAGATATCGTCCTTTTCCCCCTCAACGGTCAGCAACGCGGTGCGACGAATCTTCGACGGCTCCACGAGACGTCCCGCCACCTCAAGTTCATGCAACGGCAACGCATGCCGCTGAAAAACCGTATCGACGGTCTCCAGATAGAAATCGGCGGTGAGGTCCATCGTCGCGAAATACTCTTCGTAGAAGGTGTGAATCGTGTCGGCCTTCGCCGGATCGCCTTTCGCGCGCTCGTAATACATCGTCTCGAACGAGTCGAGATGCCGGCCGAGATTCATCGACATGAACGCGGTCAACTGCATGAAGCCCGGATATACGCGCCGCTGCGCGCCCGCGAAACCGAACGGCACCGCGCTGATCAGGTTCTTCTCGAACCATTCGAGCGGTTTGCTTTTGGCCAGTTCGTTGACGCGCGTCGGGTTGATGCGCGTATCGAGCGGACCGGCCATCAGCGTCATGCTGGCCGGCTGCGCGGGATGATCGTCGGCGGCCATCAGCGCGACCGCCGACAGCGCGGCAACGGTCGGCTGGCACACAGCCAGCAGATGCGCGCCGGGGCCGATCGTCTCCGTAAAGTCGATCACGTGCCGCACGTATTCGTCGAAGCCGAAGCGGCCTTCGCTCAGCGGCACATCGCGCGGGTTGTGCCAGTCGGTGATATAGACGTCGTGTTCGGCCAGCATGGTGCGCACGGTGCCGCGCAACAGCGTCGCGAAGTGGCCCGACATCGGCGCGATCACCAGCACGCGCGGTTGCGGCGTCGAGAGCGTGGTGTCCTTGCGAAAATGCAGCAGCGAACAAAACGGCGTGTGCGCGGCGACCTCTTCGACGATCGCCACCGGTTTGCCTTCCGTCACCACACTGTCGATGCCGAACGGCGGCCGCACGGGCGTCAGTCCGGCCAGCGTCATCAACTCGCAGGCCGCTCGCATCGAACGTCCGTGCGATGTTTCACCGAACGCGGGCCATGCGTCGAGCGAGTGAATCATCAGGGCCGCGCTATGCCGCATCGGCAGCATCATGTCGGCAAAGGCCTGGTATGTGGGATATGCGAACAGGTTCATAACCTTCGCACGAGTGCTGAAGAGGATGGAACCCACATAGAGGCAAGTCATGTGCCAATCATGCAAGCGCACACGTGCAACCGCTGCTGCACATTGGCATAGCATTTGCGCTGTTCAGGGCAACGGGCCGAAATTGCCGCGCTTTGGTGCGTGCGCGCACGGCAACGTGCATACAGCGCGTCAGGCGACGGCCGAACGCGTCATCTGGAGGAGAATCGTATGGCGAATACCACGCTCACTATCAGCAGCAAGAACTATTCGTCGTGGTCGTTGCGCGGCTGGCTGCTGACGCGCTTCAGCGGCCTGCCGTTCGACGAGATCGTGATGCCGATCGACGACCCGGCGGCGCGCGCCGAATTGCTGCTGCTGTCGCCGTCGATTCTGGTGCCGTGCCTCGTTCACGATGGCATCAAGGTGTGGGACACACTGGCTATCGCGGAGTATCTGAACGAGTTGAAGCCGGAAGCGGCGCTGCTGCCGAAAGACATTCGCGCGCGGGCGCATTGCCGTTCGATTTGCGGCGAGATGCATTCGGGTTTCGGTTCGCTGCGCTCGGCGCTGCCGATGAACCTGAAAGCGCATTTTCCGGGCTTCAAGGTATGGGCGCGCGCGCAGTCGGATATCGACCGGATCGTGACGATCTGGAGCGACTGCCTGAAGCAGTACGGCGGCCCGTTTCTGTTCGGCGAGCGCAGCGCGGCGGACGCGATGTACGCGCCCGTGGTCACGCGTTTCGTGACTTACGACGTCAAGCTCGATCCGGAGATCGTCGACTACGGGCAGCGGATCATGGCGCTGCCCGAGATGCAGGCGTGGATTGCCGACGCGCAGCAGGAAGTGGAAGAGATCGACGAACTGGACGTCGAGTTTTAACGACCGCTAGTGCTCAATCGCGGCCGCTTTCCAGCTTGAACACACTCACCACCTGCGCAAGCCGCGCGGCCTGATCGCGCAATTCGGCCGCCGCGAGTTCCGCTTCGCCGACGATCGTCGCATTCTGCTGGGTCGCCTCGCCGATCTGCGTCACGGCGAGATTGACCTGCTCGATGCCGCCCGATTGCTCGCGCGACGCGACGCTGATTTCGCCCATGATCGCGCGCACCTGGCCGACTTGCTGCACGATGCCCTGCATCGTCGAACTGGCTTCTTCGGCGATCTTGAAACCGCTGCGCACGGTCGCCGCCGAGGTCGCGATCAAACTCTCGATCTCCTTCACTGAGGCCGCGCTGCGTTGCGCCAGCGCGCGCACCTCCGACGCCACCACCGCGAAGCCCTTGCCGTGCTCGCCCGCCCGCGCGGCTTCCACGGCGGCGTTCAACGCGAGGATATTGGTCTGGAACGCGATGCCTTCGATCACCGTGGTGATCTCGGCGATTTTCTGCGACGAGCGGCTGATCTCGCCCATGGTCGACACCACGCGTTCCACGGCGCGGCCGCCTTCGAGCGCCGCCTCGGCCGCGCGCGTAACGAGCGTGTTGGCTTGCGCCGCATGGTCGGCGTTCTGCTGCACGGTCGACGTGATCTGCTCCATGCTGGCCGCCGTTTCTTCGAGGCTGCTCGCCTGGGTGGCGATCCGCGCGGCGATATTGCCGCTGCCGGTAGCGATCTTTTCCGTACCCTGCGACATACCCGCCGACGCGTTGCGCACTTGCGAAACGATGCGCGCGAGCCCTTCGCCAATGCCGTCGATCGATTGCATCAGGCGGCCGATTTCGTCGGCGCGGGCGTTGCCGCCCTGGGCCACGCGCACGCTCAGATCGCCTGAGGCGAAGCGTTCGGACGCTTTGGCCGCTTCGGCGAGCGGACGGCTCACCATGCGCCGCACCGCGATCAGGAAGACCACCGCGAACGCGCCGACCAGCACGAAGCCGAGCACCAGGAACGTGTTGCGGGTCGTGGTGACGTCGGCCATCACTTCGTCACGCGGCGCGACGCCGCCGACCAGCCATTGCCATTCCGGCACCGTGACGAACGAGACGAACTTGTCGCGTGCGTCGCGCTCGCCGAGCGTGGCGTCGGCCGAGCGGTACTCGAGCTGGCCGTCCTTCATGTCGAGCATCTGCTGATACGGCGCGTTCGCGTTGTCTGCGCTCTGGCCGGCCGCGGCCGGATGCACGATCAGCTTGCCGCGATCCGCGCCCTTCGACGCGTTCAGCACGAAGTAGTAGCCGCTGTCGCCGATCTTCAGATTGCGGATATCGTCTTCGACCGACTGGATCTGTTTGTCCACGTTCACGCCGACGAACAGCGCGCCGATCACGCGGCCGGTTGCGTCGGCGATCGGCCGGTATTGGGTGATCAAACGTTTGCCGAACAGCGCGGCCAGTCCAGTATAGGACTTGTTCGCGAGGATCAGCGCATACGCCGGCGCTTTGCGGTCGAGCAACGTGCCGATGGCGCGCGAACCGTCCTGTTTCTTCAGCGACGTCGTCACGCGCACGAAGTCGTCGCCGCTGCGCGCGAACACGGTGGCCACTGCGCCGCTGCGCTCGAGAAACTGGTCGGGGATCGTGAAGTCCATGTTGAGGACCTTGTCGCCGGCCTTGATGGTCGGGGTCGCGACGCCGCCAATGTCGACCTTCTGGGTGTCGTCGAGCGTATAGCCGGTTGGCAGGAAGCTGGCGAACAGCGACATCGACCGGTCGACTTCGGCCGACAGCGCCTTGTCGAATAGCGTGATCATCGCGGCGATCGAGCGGTCCCGATCGGCGATGCGGTCGAGCACCTGATCGCTAACCTGTTTGCCGGCCGTGCGGGTGAGCGCCCAGGTGAAGGCGGCGAATATCAGCGCCACCAGTACGCACGAGAGAACGGCAAGCCGGGCGCCGACGCTGGCGCGGCGCAAAGAGAGGAATTCCATTGACGATTACGCAGTGAGGAGGACAAGCGAAAGCGCGGGCCCTGCGTAAGCCGGGTCCGCGCGTTGATATCTGGTTATCGGCTGTGTCGTCCGCTTTCTTTAGGGTTTTTGAAAGCTTGACGTAATCGACGAGGTGTCCAGGGGCGACCGGAGCGTTTTGCGGTCAGCGTCCTGTGTGTTGCTGCGCAACGCGCCAGGTGCGCAGCAACAGTGCGTTGGTGACGACGCTGACGCTCGAAAACGCCATCGCCGCGCCGGCCAGCATCGGGTTTAGCAAGCCGAAGGCGGCCAGCGGAACCCCGATCAGGTTGTAGACGAACGCCCAGAAAAGGTTCTGCTGGATCTTGCGCCAGGTCCTGCGCGAAATGTCGATCGCGTCGGCCACCAGCGCCGGATCGCCGCGCATCAGCGTAATGCCGGCCGCGTGCATGGCGACGTCGGTGCCGGTCGCCATCGCGATGCCGATGTCGGCGGCGGCCAGCGCGGGGGCGTCGTTGATGCCGTCGCCCGCCATCGCCACGATGCCGGCGCTGCGGATTTTCAGGTCGCGGATCACGCGGGCTTTGTCGTCGGGCAGCACTTCGGCGTGGAATTCGTCGATGCCGAGCGCTTTGGCGACGCTGGCGGCGCTGCCGCGGTTGTCGCCCGTGACGAGCACGCTTTTGATGCCCATCCCGGCCAGCCGTTCGATGGCCGCGCGCGCCGTCGGTTTGACGGTGTCGCCGAAAGCGATCAGGGCGAGCGCGGTGGGCGCTTGCTCGTCGCGCTGCATCAGCCAGGAGACCGTGTTGCCGGCGGCTTCGAGTTCATGGGCGCGTTCCGTCAGCGCCGGCGGTAACGCAATGCCGAGCTCGCTGAGCCAGCGCGTGCTGCCCAGCGCCAAGGTGCGGCCGTCGACATCCGCTTCGACGCCACGACCCGCCACGGCGCGCGCGGCGCTTGCCGTTATTGCCTTACTTGCCGCGTTGGGCTGGCTTGCCGATACCGCCTCATACGCCTTGATCACCGCGCGCGCCAGCGGGTGATCGCTATGCCGCTGCACTGCTGCGGCCAGCGCTAACGCTTCGTCATGGCGGATCTCGCCGATCGGCTCGAACGCCGTCAC
This genomic stretch from Paraburkholderia bryophila harbors:
- a CDS encoding type II toxin-antitoxin system HipA family toxin, with the protein product MMARRAQTQRLDIWMNGIPVGYWERARDGERLSYFDTWIGDEQGRPLSLSMPFTPGNQPYRGDLVSAFFDNLLPDNDAIRRRLAQRHRTGSTNAFDLLVALGRDCVGAIQLLPVDEKPTDLYGISGAPLSESEIAQLLRNATAAAPLGQYDDGADLRLSIAGAQEKTALLRRDGEWIYPTGSTPTTHIFKLPLGLVGNMQADMRTSIENEWLCAKIVAAYGLPVANCEVATFEDQKALVVERFDRRLSSDARWIVRLPQEDMCQATGRPSHLKYQADGGPGIAEIMDVLLGSENADQDRLQFFKTQLVFWLLAATDGHAKNFSIFHLPGGRYRSTPLYDVLSAHPIIGSGRNQIARQKAKMAMAVRDSTNHYLIDRIQGRHWIEQARQVGLGKVAAQEIIEEVVDATDGVISAVSKQVPPRFPDGLAESILSGLERQRDRLLAATVR
- a CDS encoding methyl-accepting chemotaxis protein, which encodes MEFLSLRRASVGARLAVLSCVLVALIFAAFTWALTRTAGKQVSDQVLDRIADRDRSIAAMITLFDKALSAEVDRSMSLFASFLPTGYTLDDTQKVDIGGVATPTIKAGDKVLNMDFTIPDQFLERSGAVATVFARSGDDFVRVTTSLKKQDGSRAIGTLLDRKAPAYALILANKSYTGLAALFGKRLITQYRPIADATGRVIGALFVGVNVDKQIQSVEDDIRNLKIGDSGYYFVLNASKGADRGKLIVHPAAAGQSADNANAPYQQMLDMKDGQLEYRSADATLGERDARDKFVSFVTVPEWQWLVGGVAPRDEVMADVTTTRNTFLVLGFVLVGAFAVVFLIAVRRMVSRPLAEAAKASERFASGDLSVRVAQGGNARADEIGRLMQSIDGIGEGLARIVSQVRNASAGMSQGTEKIATGSGNIAARIATQASSLEETAASMEQITSTVQQNADHAAQANTLVTRAAEAALEGGRAVERVVSTMGEISRSSQKIAEITTVIEGIAFQTNILALNAAVEAARAGEHGKGFAVVASEVRALAQRSAASVKEIESLIATSAATVRSGFKIAEEASSTMQGIVQQVGQVRAIMGEISVASREQSGGIEQVNLAVTQIGEATQQNATIVGEAELAAAELRDQAARLAQVVSVFKLESGRD
- a CDS encoding flavin reductase family protein, whose translation is MSHYFYNPATGHGLPHDPFKAIVAPRLIGWIASRDTEDTLNLAPYSFFGAFASFPPIIGFCSEGRKDSIANIEATGEFVWNLATKPLAEQMNRSSAPVPPHIDEFELAGLTAAPGRNVNVPHVAESPAALECKLLQVVRLHTLDGTPMDNYLSLGQVVGVHINEAYLKDGLFDTHAAQPIMRAGYRADYAEIGDMFQMFRPTA
- a CDS encoding cupin domain-containing protein, with protein sequence MSTEFATQFSHIRPQDTSYEDQGLRDFFLYRDLGIAQATGGKVLAQLVKANHAPEQGTGWHRHEADFHIVIMLKGWARFMYGDKETLVAAGDCVHQAPGIVHYLFDYSEDMEYIEIVSPADFKSIDADGPCEVPAVKPWKSVAA
- a CDS encoding glutathione S-transferase family protein, with product MANTTLTISSKNYSSWSLRGWLLTRFSGLPFDEIVMPIDDPAARAELLLLSPSILVPCLVHDGIKVWDTLAIAEYLNELKPEAALLPKDIRARAHCRSICGEMHSGFGSLRSALPMNLKAHFPGFKVWARAQSDIDRIVTIWSDCLKQYGGPFLFGERSAADAMYAPVVTRFVTYDVKLDPEIVDYGQRIMALPEMQAWIADAQQEVEEIDELDVEF
- a CDS encoding polyhydroxyalkanoate depolymerase; amino-acid sequence: MNLFAYPTYQAFADMMLPMRHSAALMIHSLDAWPAFGETSHGRSMRAACELMTLAGLTPVRPPFGIDSVVTEGKPVAIVEEVAAHTPFCSLLHFRKDTTLSTPQPRVLVIAPMSGHFATLLRGTVRTMLAEHDVYITDWHNPRDVPLSEGRFGFDEYVRHVIDFTETIGPGAHLLAVCQPTVAALSAVALMAADDHPAQPASMTLMAGPLDTRINPTRVNELAKSKPLEWFEKNLISAVPFGFAGAQRRVYPGFMQLTAFMSMNLGRHLDSFETMYYERAKGDPAKADTIHTFYEEYFATMDLTADFYLETVDTVFQRHALPLHELEVAGRLVEPSKIRRTALLTVEGEKDDICAVGQTLAAQDMCDKLRPYLKTHHVQTGVGHYGVFNGHRWERQIYPRVRAVIYDNEPRAVLVSSKARTIQPVSVPAATAAEVIAAAPVAAAVVDVSVATRRVGGGGSA
- a CDS encoding helix-turn-helix transcriptional regulator: MDYAIKTPSQLRPILQGFRKSAGLTQAAVAELLGITQQSYAQLEANPAAASVERIFKVMRLLNVDLRLSQTLAAASSESASVATPKRQRSAPAVKKVRPVTAKKKKENW
- a CDS encoding IS5 family transposase, encoding MTQLGLGLDLSTKRTRKREFLDEMHRVVPWSRLIALIEPHYPAGKTGRPPFPIATMLQIHFMQQWFGLSDPAMEEALYDVPLYRDFAGLDGGMTRLPDESTILRFRHLLETHGLAVQMLALVNEILVGKGLMLKTGSVVDATLISAPSSTKNDSGTRDPEMHQTKKGNQWYFGMKAHIGVDAESGLVHTVIGTAANVHDINAAEALLHGDETDVYADAGYQGIEKRCEADAVRWHVAMRPGRRRQLDLRDRLDAIYDQIERLKAGIRAKVEHPFRVLKRQFGYTKTRYRGLMKNTAQIMTLFALGNLWMARKALRKT